In Geminocystis sp. NIES-3709, a single genomic region encodes these proteins:
- the larC gene encoding nickel pincer cofactor biosynthesis protein LarC yields the protein METIAYLQCPTGIAGDMFLGALVSIDVPLEYIDHALKSLNFDEEYTLRQETVQRQGQTATKIHVNLNHHRHHHHRHLPEIKNLINKGNLPPQVKENSIAIFQQLAIAEGKVHGISPEKVHFHEVGATDAIVDIVGTCLGLDYLNIQKLYCSALPTGGGTIKADHGILPVPVPAVLQLWQTRQIPIYSNGINKELVTPTGAAIVTTLAEDFGQPPSMKLKKMGFGAGSQDLAIPNILRLWLGEKETVDNLETIAVLETQIDDTNPQIFGYLLEELLKIGAKDVFTQPVSMKKSRLGILLTVICDVEKIDQCEMLIFRETTTIGIRRQIQQRKALEREIKTITTKYGDIRVKIAKNASEILNIQTEYEDCSIVARKHNIPLHIICAEVKKIANDIN from the coding sequence ATGGAAACCATCGCTTATTTACAGTGTCCAACAGGTATTGCAGGAGATATGTTTTTAGGAGCTTTAGTTTCGATCGATGTACCCTTAGAATATATTGATCATGCCTTGAAAAGTCTTAATTTTGATGAAGAATATACCTTAAGACAGGAAACAGTACAAAGACAAGGACAAACCGCTACAAAAATTCATGTTAACTTAAATCATCATCGCCACCACCATCATCGACATTTACCTGAGATTAAAAACCTCATCAATAAAGGTAATTTACCCCCTCAAGTCAAAGAAAATAGTATCGCTATTTTTCAACAACTAGCCATCGCAGAAGGAAAAGTACACGGTATTTCACCAGAAAAAGTTCACTTTCACGAAGTCGGTGCGACAGACGCTATTGTGGATATTGTCGGTACTTGTTTAGGATTAGATTATCTAAACATTCAAAAATTATACTGCTCTGCTTTACCCACAGGAGGAGGTACAATAAAAGCTGATCATGGTATTTTACCCGTTCCCGTTCCTGCGGTATTGCAATTATGGCAAACTAGACAAATCCCTATTTATAGTAATGGCATTAATAAGGAATTAGTTACTCCCACAGGTGCCGCCATTGTCACCACTTTAGCGGAAGATTTTGGACAACCTCCCTCAATGAAGTTAAAGAAAATGGGTTTTGGTGCGGGGAGTCAAGATTTAGCTATCCCAAATATTTTAAGGCTGTGGTTAGGGGAAAAAGAAACTGTTGATAACTTAGAAACCATCGCAGTTTTAGAAACCCAGATAGATGATACTAACCCTCAAATTTTCGGTTATTTGTTGGAAGAATTGCTAAAGATTGGTGCAAAGGATGTATTTACTCAACCTGTCTCCATGAAAAAAAGTCGTCTAGGAATTTTATTAACAGTAATCTGTGACGTGGAAAAAATTGATCAATGTGAAATGCTTATCTTTAGAGAAACTACTACGATCGGCATTCGTCGTCAAATTCAACAAAGGAAAGCCTTAGAAAGAGAAATCAAGACTATCACAACAAAATATGGCGATATTCGAGTAAAAATAGCTAAAAATGCTTCAGAAATCCTTAATATTCAAACTGAGTATGAAGATTGCTCGATCGTTGCGCGCAAGCATAACATTCCTTTACACATCATCTGTGCAGAAGTCAAAAAAATTGCCAATGACATAAATTAA
- a CDS encoding exonuclease domain-containing protein codes for MMEFIVIDTEGSDTLTEIAIINQDGKLVYEAFVKTRGNKTNRLNHKSLTEIIKDLQNILPNQTIICHNSQHDRTILDKSFRKCRQQLPSTTFICTLELAQEKHPNLHSYQLGNLCRKFFLQVDNLYFHTVQAHRARYDAQFTLQLYLYLTVQSRIEKKTPMTVEQIVTKPSVKNPFSSSRVDDPYQDHLDFEHIYKSQFYHLKSLVEEIKQDRENQQSRGSLILGEAGSGKTHLMMRLAKATLKTNRLLYVRQPNNANSVMHHIYSRILESFAQKVDIEGTQRTQLDLLLAHVFTNILTLIQQEDKTQKLEQIIKLLQNDSLILYDRLGAENSQKNRENWKYIETKITQWWENNYSASGYAPNILKGIIKYCSYRDPKTKDKVRRWLTGNELDSQICEEIDLNNWQEDNLSKDDFALEGIRLFGQLSTLDEPLIIIFDQLEYLIHKPDILISFGNALREIITHVPHSLIVVNLFPDRWQSFQGYFDDSTIDRLSINKLNLQTPSADELRTMLAMKCDRVETTLEELFKPEDLQVILRQSSIRKVINKAGDYYHYRVLNLPLPEELPSKNLTSVEERLVSLENALRQIAHICTPLLSDNNLDKLLTETPNTVTVDTEVQEEQSQFNFELETVEESKAKVNNRQEKSSKKEILSLVEKTILNYLEENEGLIADKYHNAYIITDDDEYGKLVTIMEAFKSYDSKIELDHLALGKRVIPQHLLITRNKIKLVVGFLNIGGSAFTSRIKNFNELIISYPNIKFYLLRDKQEGEITGKGGKLEIEKLNYTENGSFLIVDKEIRVIFELIYKMIVAINQNDLEVSVADAINVVLNRYANHWLIKEIFATN; via the coding sequence ATGATGGAATTTATTGTTATCGATACCGAAGGAAGTGACACCCTCACAGAAATAGCCATTATCAACCAAGACGGGAAGCTAGTTTATGAAGCATTTGTCAAAACAAGAGGCAATAAAACAAATAGACTAAATCACAAATCCTTAACAGAAATCATCAAAGACTTACAAAATATCCTACCCAACCAGACTATTATCTGTCATAATTCCCAACACGATCGTACCATTCTTGATAAAAGTTTCCGCAAATGCCGACAACAATTGCCTTCAACAACATTTATTTGTACCCTTGAATTAGCACAAGAAAAACATCCCAACCTTCACAGTTATCAACTAGGCAACCTCTGCCGTAAATTTTTCCTACAAGTGGACAACCTTTATTTTCACACAGTTCAAGCCCATCGCGCTCGTTATGATGCACAATTTACCTTACAATTATACTTATACTTAACTGTTCAGTCCCGAATAGAAAAGAAAACACCGATGACAGTCGAACAAATTGTGACAAAACCCTCTGTAAAAAATCCCTTTAGTAGCAGTCGTGTGGATGATCCCTATCAAGATCACTTAGACTTTGAACATATATACAAAAGCCAATTCTATCACCTGAAATCCCTAGTGGAAGAAATCAAGCAAGATAGGGAAAACCAACAGAGTCGAGGCTCATTAATACTGGGAGAAGCAGGAAGCGGAAAAACTCACCTAATGATGCGGTTAGCTAAAGCCACATTAAAAACCAATCGCCTCTTATATGTGCGTCAACCCAATAATGCTAACTCCGTGATGCACCACATTTACTCAAGGATATTAGAAAGTTTCGCCCAAAAAGTTGACATCGAAGGCACTCAACGTACCCAATTAGACTTACTTTTAGCCCATGTTTTCACTAATATTTTAACATTAATTCAGCAGGAAGATAAAACCCAAAAATTAGAGCAAATAATAAAACTTTTACAAAATGATAGCCTAATTTTATACGATCGTTTAGGAGCAGAAAATAGTCAAAAAAATCGAGAGAATTGGAAATATATAGAAACCAAAATAACTCAATGGTGGGAGAATAATTATTCCGCTAGTGGTTACGCCCCGAATATTCTTAAAGGTATCATCAAATATTGTAGCTATAGAGATCCTAAAACGAAAGATAAAGTAAGGAGATGGTTAACAGGCAATGAATTAGACAGTCAAATTTGTGAAGAAATAGACTTAAATAATTGGCAAGAAGATAATCTTAGTAAAGATGATTTTGCCTTAGAAGGAATCCGTTTATTTGGGCAATTATCCACCCTTGATGAACCTTTAATTATTATCTTTGATCAATTAGAATATCTTATTCATAAACCCGACATTCTCATCAGTTTCGGTAATGCTTTAAGAGAAATTATAACCCATGTTCCTCATTCGCTAATTGTAGTTAATCTTTTTCCCGATCGATGGCAAAGTTTTCAAGGATATTTTGATGATTCTACTATTGATAGATTATCGATTAATAAACTAAATTTACAAACTCCTTCAGCAGATGAATTAAGAACAATGTTGGCAATGAAATGCGATCGAGTAGAGACAACTTTAGAGGAGTTATTTAAACCAGAAGATTTACAAGTAATTTTAAGACAATCTTCCATAAGAAAAGTCATTAATAAAGCAGGAGACTACTATCATTATCGAGTTTTAAACTTACCCTTACCCGAAGAATTACCGTCTAAAAACCTTACTTCTGTAGAAGAAAGATTAGTTAGTTTAGAAAATGCTTTAAGGCAAATTGCCCATATTTGCACACCCTTATTAAGTGATAATAACCTAGATAAATTATTAACAGAAACTCCAAATACTGTTACTGTAGATACTGAAGTACAGGAAGAACAATCCCAATTTAACTTTGAGCTTGAAACTGTAGAAGAAAGCAAAGCAAAAGTTAATAATCGTCAAGAAAAATCTTCTAAAAAAGAAATACTATCATTGGTAGAAAAAACTATTTTAAATTACCTAGAAGAAAATGAAGGTTTAATTGCTGACAAATATCATAATGCTTACATTATTACTGATGATGATGAGTATGGAAAATTAGTGACAATTATGGAGGCATTTAAAAGCTATGATTCAAAGATAGAATTAGATCATTTGGCTTTAGGTAAAAGAGTAATTCCTCAACATTTATTAATTACCAGAAATAAAATAAAATTAGTTGTTGGTTTTTTAAATATCGGAGGTAGTGCTTTTACTTCCAGAATTAAAAATTTTAATGAATTAATTATCTCATATCCTAATATCAAGTTTTATTTATTGAGAGATAAACAAGAAGGAGAGATTACTGGTAAAGGTGGGAAACTCGAAATTGAAAAATTAAATTATACAGAAAATGGATCGTTTTTAATAGTAGATAAAGAAATAAGAGTTATCTTTGAATTAATTTATAAAATGATAGTAGCAATTAATCAAAATGATTTAGAAGTTAGCGTAGCGGATGCCATTAATGTAGTTTTAAATAGGTATGCAAATCACTGGTTAATTAAGGAGATTTTTGCTACAAATTAA
- a CDS encoding TlyA family RNA methyltransferase produces MPKERIDVLLTDKQLCDTRSIAQKLIRAGKVRVKEQIIDKPGTLIDIDSIIEVEQEPPFVSRGGEKLVKALQEFNITVEGRICLDGGISTGGFTDCLLQQGASKVYGVDVGYGQVAWKLRQDDRVILLERTNFRHLTIEKLYKNEKKADLGVMDLSFISLTKVLGKLWELLAEPRDIILLVKPQFEVGKDKVGKNGVVRDFRLQASAIYEVLTEAMTLGWQYQSLTWSPITGPAGNIEYLLWLNQLGDNNSPCLTMIEQLTRQSQEKINHK; encoded by the coding sequence ATGCCTAAAGAACGAATAGATGTACTCTTGACAGATAAGCAATTATGTGATACAAGATCGATCGCTCAAAAATTGATTCGTGCAGGAAAAGTAAGGGTAAAAGAACAAATTATTGATAAACCCGGCACTTTAATTGACATTGATAGCATAATTGAAGTGGAGCAAGAGCCTCCTTTTGTTTCCAGGGGGGGAGAAAAGTTAGTTAAAGCATTACAGGAGTTTAACATCACTGTAGAGGGGAGAATTTGTCTTGATGGGGGTATTTCGACAGGAGGATTTACTGATTGCCTTTTGCAACAAGGTGCCAGTAAAGTTTATGGAGTAGATGTGGGATATGGACAAGTAGCATGGAAATTACGACAAGACGATCGAGTGATATTATTAGAAAGGACAAATTTTAGACATCTTACGATCGAAAAACTATACAAGAATGAGAAAAAAGCCGATTTAGGAGTAATGGACTTATCATTTATCTCCCTTACTAAAGTTTTAGGTAAACTATGGGAATTATTAGCCGAACCAAGGGATATTATATTATTAGTAAAACCGCAGTTTGAAGTTGGTAAGGATAAAGTCGGGAAAAATGGAGTAGTGAGGGATTTCCGTTTACAAGCCTCTGCCATTTACGAAGTATTAACAGAAGCGATGACATTAGGATGGCAATATCAAAGTTTAACATGGTCACCGATAACTGGACCTGCAGGAAATATTGAATATCTCCTGTGGTTAAATCAATTAGGTGACAATAATTCTCCTTGTTTAACGATGATAGAACAATTAACACGTCAAAGTCAGGAAAAAATTAATCATAAATGA
- a CDS encoding NADP-dependent isocitrate dehydrogenase, with protein sequence MFEKLTPPEVGSKIKFDNGLPIVPDNPIIPFIRGDGTGVDIWPASEKVIDAAVEKAYGGKRKINWFKIYAGDEACEKYGTYQYLPEDTLTAIREYGIAIKGPLTTPVGGGIRSLNVALRQIFDLYSCVRPCRYYEGTPSPHKTPEKLDVIVYRENTEDIYLGIEWKEGSEIGQKLIKILNEELIPATPEHKNKQIPLDSGIGIKPISKKGSQRLVRRAIQNALRLPKNKQMVTLVHKGNIMKYTEGAFRDWGYETATTEFREECVTERESWILGNKEANPDISIEDNARKIEPGYDGLTPEKQAVICQEVKTVLEAIWNSHGNGQWQDKIMVNDRIADSIFQQIQTRPDEYSILATMNLNGDYLSDAAAAIVGGLGMGPGANIGDNCAIFEATHGTAPKHAGLDRINPGSVILSGVMMLEYMGWQEAADLIRAGISKAIASRQVTYDLARMMTPPVETPLKCSEFAQAIIDNFDN encoded by the coding sequence ATGTTTGAAAAATTGACACCGCCAGAGGTTGGTAGTAAAATTAAGTTTGATAATGGTTTACCGATCGTACCTGATAATCCTATTATTCCCTTCATTCGTGGTGATGGTACAGGAGTTGATATTTGGCCAGCTTCAGAAAAAGTTATTGATGCAGCAGTAGAAAAAGCCTATGGTGGGAAACGTAAGATTAATTGGTTTAAAATCTATGCGGGAGATGAGGCTTGTGAAAAATACGGCACTTATCAATATTTACCTGAAGACACTTTAACTGCCATTAGAGAATATGGTATTGCCATCAAAGGCCCTTTAACTACTCCTGTAGGTGGTGGTATTCGTTCTTTAAACGTTGCTTTAAGACAGATTTTTGATCTTTACAGTTGTGTTCGTCCTTGTCGTTATTATGAAGGTACACCTTCTCCCCATAAAACTCCCGAAAAATTAGATGTGATTGTTTATCGTGAAAATACAGAAGATATATATTTAGGGATTGAATGGAAAGAAGGCTCAGAAATTGGACAAAAATTGATTAAAATTCTCAATGAAGAGTTAATTCCAGCTACCCCTGAACACAAAAATAAACAAATTCCTCTCGATTCAGGTATCGGTATTAAACCTATTAGTAAAAAAGGCTCACAACGTTTAGTTAGACGAGCAATTCAAAATGCCTTACGTTTGCCCAAAAATAAACAGATGGTTACTTTAGTCCACAAAGGCAATATCATGAAATATACTGAAGGTGCTTTTCGTGATTGGGGTTATGAAACCGCTACCACAGAATTTAGAGAAGAATGTGTTACTGAGAGAGAATCATGGATTTTAGGTAATAAAGAAGCAAATCCAGATATTTCTATCGAAGATAATGCTCGTAAAATTGAACCGGGTTATGATGGTTTAACCCCTGAAAAACAAGCCGTAATTTGTCAAGAAGTGAAAACTGTTTTAGAAGCTATCTGGAATAGTCACGGTAATGGACAATGGCAAGATAAAATTATGGTAAACGATCGAATTGCCGATAGTATCTTTCAACAAATTCAAACTCGCCCTGATGAATACTCTATTTTAGCAACTATGAACCTCAACGGAGACTATTTATCAGATGCCGCCGCCGCTATTGTCGGAGGATTAGGAATGGGGCCGGGTGCTAATATTGGGGATAACTGTGCTATTTTTGAAGCTACTCATGGAACTGCACCGAAACACGCTGGACTCGATCGCATCAACCCTGGATCTGTTATCCTATCAGGAGTGATGATGTTAGAGTATATGGGTTGGCAAGAAGCCGCCGATTTGATTCGTGCTGGTATTAGTAAGGCGATCGCATCTCGACAAGTTACTTATGATTTAGCAAGGATGATGACTCCTCCTGTTGAAACACCTTTAAAGTGTTCAGAGTTTGCTCAAGCAATTATCGACAATTTTGATAATTAA